In the Elizabethkingia bruuniana genome, TGCCTCAAAACCTCTGGCTCTTTGTTCACCTGTTGCAATCACAAAAGGCTTCCCACCATTTTGTTTGTCATCACCATTTGTTAGGATATTCTTTCTTCTAATCTCATATACTGCAAATGTTGAGTTCCATTTTCCTCCAAACCAGTCTTTTTTCAATCCAACTTCAAGGTTTTGACCTCTAAGTGGATCCGTAATTGTGGTATCATTCATACCAGTTCCTGACTGTGGTATAAAAGTCTTATCATAGACCCCATATACAGAGAAGTCTTTCATTATAGAATAGCTAACTCCCACTCTTGGTGTAAACTCTCCGGCTTTATCTTTTTTAATTGGTGCTAAATTTGGATAAGCTGCATAGGTTGTACCGCTTGTATATCTTCCGGCCAGAGTAATACGAAGTTTGTTATTAAATAACTCTATCTGATCCTGAGCATAATATGAAGTATATTTTACGCCCTGATCGTTATAAAATGGAGCTTTTGTATTTAGTGTATAAAAGTCGGATGATGGTAATTTTGATGGATCTACACCATATTGAACATTATAGATATCGATTGGGAACGTTAGGGTTTCTTGATCATTCACAAGTTTTGAATAAGAAGAAAAATCAGCATTGTATTTTCTGTCTCCAAAATCAAATCCCGCAATAATCTTGTGAACAGCATTTCCGGTTTTTAAACTACCTCTAACATAGGTTTGGAAAATATGATTTTTTCCGACAGCCTGCCAGTTGCTCAAAGTCCTGTTCAGGATATTCTTATTGTTCTTATCAAATGTTCCCCACCATGAACCACCATCATAATTCAAGTCCATATAAGCATACTGAGTACTCCAAACCCAATCGTTGAATAACCTCTGATCTAAGCTTAAAAATAAACTCTGATCTTTTACCTCAGTCTTTTTAAAGTTAGGATCATTAAAGTTGGTATGTACATTCAGTGATGCATATCCGTCATTAGACATCAGATAAGCCCCGGGCTGTGCAAACTTAAGGTACTGATAGTTATACTGAGCTGTAAAAGTTGTTGTTTTTGTAGGTCTGAATGTAATGGAAGGTGCTACAATTATCTTGTTGGTCTTATCGTTCTCTACCCAGCTTTTATTGGTACTTCCCATAAGGTTTAAACGATAGTCCAGTACGCCGCCTTTCACCAATACGCCATCTAAATCTGCTTCTCCTCTGAAAAGATTATAACTGCCTGTTGTAAATCTTACACTATTATTAAACCTACCTGTTGGCTTCTTGGTTACGATATTATAAAATCCGGCAGGATCTCCCATAGATCCCATAAAACCAGCA is a window encoding:
- a CDS encoding TonB-dependent siderophore receptor is translated as MNKALICASLLGSVLFFAQEKDSLKSKNIDEVVISGKYYQKYKLNEVSGSLRLQTPIIELPQNVQSISSQILADQITLNMSEGIVRNVSGARKVEHWDNVYSNVFMRGASIATFMNGMNVSSTWGPINPDAAIIDRIEFVKGPAGFMGSMGDPAGFYNIVTKKPTGRFNNSVRFTTGSYNLFRGEADLDGVLVKGGVLDYRLNLMGSTNKSWVENDKTNKIIVAPSITFRPTKTTTFTAQYNYQYLKFAQPGAYLMSNDGYASLNVHTNFNDPNFKKTEVKDQSLFLSLDQRLFNDWVWSTQYAYMDLNYDGGSWWGTFDKNNKNILNRTLSNWQAVGKNHIFQTYVRGSLKTGNAVHKIIAGFDFGDRKYNADFSSYSKLVNDQETLTFPIDIYNVQYGVDPSKLPSSDFYTLNTKAPFYNDQGVKYTSYYAQDQIELFNNKLRITLAGRYTSGTTYAAYPNLAPIKKDKAGEFTPRVGVSYSIMKDFSVYGVYDKTFIPQSGTGMNDTTITDPLRGQNLEVGLKKDWFGGKWNSTFAVYEIRRKNILTNGDDKQNGGKPFVIATGEQRARGFEADIKGEIFKGLNVVINYAYTDAKTIKDNDPTRIGVQSPGNAKNVQNTWLSYRFGDGFLKGFGLSAGYQYQGGRQSWFGSNTQYDQRLPDYFDTNFGISYVAKKFDVNLLLNNTLNRKLYSGYRGGAGEYAWIYNAPRNFRLSIGYKF